The DNA region gccaatttctTGGCCATATCTTCtaaagttgctcgttgcctttttccccctgCCATTGAAAAAGTTATGCtaattttccaggtttcaaagggttaaattgatGTATTTCCTATCCATTTAAAATACCCTCAGAACCCCAGAAACCTACAAGAgacaaaaacctccaaaatcaCACTATTTATCTTagccagaaaatgtaaaatatggtTATTATTTGTGGAGATAACTTAAGTACAGTCCCtaaaaggataaataaaaaatgtaaaggattTGTATATGATGCATTCCTGCATATCACATTTACTAAATGTCCATACACACGTATCAAATGAGGAATGCGAGGCGTTAAGTTGTAGTAAACTTAACGCCTTAAGCATGACATGCCCAGCTGGACTGGCAATGAAGCAGCAGCGCTGGCTGTGTGGATATATAACAGCCTATCCACTGCAGAGAATTTCACTTCGTACCCATAGAGCGCCACTCAAATATTCACTATTGTGGTCAACACAAAAAGTCAATTTCAGCCTTCGACAATGCGTATGACATGATTTCATCATCATGCGTACAGTTGTGGTCAACGCCcctttgttgactttttttcaactatACTGGAAGATGATTGGTCCGTTTCGGTGACGCGCCCACTAGTATATATAGACAACTTCCCCATACCTTCCTCCCCCTCAACCCCGGCTGCCAGTgctgtgtgagtgcgtgtgtgctCCTGAGCTCGCTCGGCACACattctataaaaaaataaaaatacaaaaaaaattcaaaatataaaaaagacttaaaaaatcgtttttttctttttgtaacaACGGTGAAGCTGGAGTAGACATTCGAGGACTTGGACGTATAAGAAGGGGCTGCCTAACGTTTAAATCGCACGACAATTTTTCCCCCCCAGTCGACGTGTTACTGGTTCAGAAGCGAGGCTAAGTAATTTGCTTTTATcattgtgtcaaatttgacagttttattgACATTAAAAGTCGACACTGTGCCATTTAacttattcattattttaaaaaaattactccGAAACCCTCCAACTGACAAGCCAACGGTTGTTAACGTTTCCCATCAGCATTCTGCCCCGAATTGACGTTACGCTAGCGACCGTTAGAGAACCAAGCATTGGTACTGTCGCCGAAAACTTTTTTCCGTTAATACCAGGTTTCGTCCGAGTACTTTGCTAACCTCCGCGGCCAACGACAATGAACCCCAGTGCTCCCAGTTACCCCATGGCCTCCCTGTACGTCGGGGATCTGCATCAAGATGTGACCGAGGCCATGCTGTACGAGAAATTCAGCCCAGCCGGAGCTATCCTGTCGATCCGGGTCTGTAGGGACATGATCACCCGGCGTTCTCTCGGATACGCCTATGTCAACTTCCAACAGCCAGCGGACGGTGAGTGATTTATGTAAAACACAGACTTAAATGCGTAAAATGAACGTTTGAGTAAAAATGACAGGCGCTGACAAGTGAAAGCTAGCCCCTTTCCACTACACGTGACTGCGGCCGACATGTTGTCGGTAGGGTCTCTCCTCAGTTGAACCTCCCAGCAGTGGCGTAGCAAAAAAGCACCACGTCCGCCCTGCCCTGCCCTGCCCTGCCCACCCCGGCCATGTAGCAGTGGACTGCTAGCTAGTTGCCAGCTGGATACTCAATGTCTCTTTATCTCTGTTCTGTCAGGACAACACCCCAACTGTTTCAGCCTAAAGTGCTAACACAACCATTTCATTTAACCCCCACAGCAGGCATGCCAGTCAGCTTTATTGttgaataaacatttatttgtatctgtatggagaaaatatataaatcaattccttaaaaaatgtcatgtcactCCTGTATACTCTAAAAGCCAAATACCTACTTTTCAACAAACATCTGTTTTCCATTGATAAGAGCGTAGGGTCTGCATTTGCCTTCTGGACTTCTCgggtgtgtctctgtgttttaattGAGATACTATATCCTGTAGATGCTTTTGCACTATTCAGCTCTTAATATATTAGGAGTGGGCCATGCACATCAAATCCTCTGTCATGGTGTGTGTCATTTTATGAGTCATCAATGTATTATGctatatagtatttttttttcttaaaaaagaaaatagccaTGTATGATCAGGTTCTTTTTAGTGTTTGGTTCATGTTTTTGAGCATGTAAATGCCATATTCCCTTTGTGAGAAACCCAAATATGCAAGCTGGAGTACTCCGAATGAAGCCCAGATGTATACGGGGAAAATGAATATCCccatttctctgtgctcatgtaaacaccatatcctgAATATGGTTATAACAAGGATAAGTCTCATAAATGGGTCATTCATgtccatgttgtttttcttgagtgttatttgtgtttttactgagaTATTTCTTGTAGAGGCTTTTGCACTAATTACATGATTTTAATTATCTGCACAGAGGCATCATGGCATAATATCATAGCTGTAATAATTAGTCAAGTAGTTGGTAAGTTGATAAATGTAAGTTGATTTAATGGTTTTAGACAATTTCTAAATTAAGAAGCAAAAAAGTGAccaaatgtgagtattttttgGTATTCCTAATCTTAGATAGATAGTGATAgtgatttgtgttttcttgaaTCAAAAGAAACATGAATATAACAACTTGTGCATTTAGTTATGTCAAACATACTACAAAAAACATCAGCTAATGAATGGTATTATGATAAGATTAATCTGTAATGAACATTATGATTAAATGCAGCCCTAAATAGTACAGCTAAAGTGAGATTGACCCCATTTATCTGAACTACAAACTGCCCTTACTTTTTAGTTATTTAGAtgaattaaactttttaaagtttgtattGGTCTGAACTGGCAGATATTGCAAATGCAGCTGTGCTAACATATTTGTGACTAGAAAGGCACTGTCTGAAACTCTAGACCAGTGGAAGTAGATAAATGCAGCAACGCCCACCATCAAGCTGCCTTGGAGCAAAGAACtaaaagaaagtaaatgtaaatttagCACCATGACAGATTGGCGCTAAAACCGTGGGCCATCCTTTTCTTTTAGATATAGTATAGGGAGAAACTTGATTGATTTTACACAGTGTCCTTAAAACTCCTTAGAAGCTCCTTCAAGAATATCACATCCATCCCTTGAAGATTTACCGAATAATACTAAATAATCTAACCCTCGCTTCGTATTCCTTCCCTCAGCCGAGCGTGCACTGGACACAATGAACTTTGATGTGATCAAGGGGCGGCCTGTGCGCATCATGTGGTCGCAGCGTGATCCCTCACTGAGGAAGAGCGGCGTGGGAAACATCTTCATCAAGAATCTTGACAAGTCCATCGACAACAAGGCTCTATACGACACCTTCTCTGCCTTTGGCAACATCCTTTCATGCAAGGTAAAAGACTAACGGCCGACTCCCTTTCTTGTATTTAACCTGAAAAGGGGGGATGGTCAAACGTCATTGTTATGGTTTAGCATTGTGAGTGCAGGCatcatttgcatgtgtgtgattgtaAATGTCCTAGAGTTATTTGCActacagaaatgtgaaaaaccTCCTCCCGAACTGTTAGTTTCTGTTGTCTTGTGTGCTTAAAGCAACAGTTGGTAAAtggtatgtaaaaaaatgtttttaacgtTCTGGAAAAACTGTCACTCTATCCGCAGAGTATTATATGAGACAGATAGCCAGTGAAAAAAGTAATATCCTCCTCGTATTGTCACCAGTTGGTTTTGCTAAAATCTCCAGCGGCTCACGGAAAACAACCAGTGAAAGCCCAGGAGTCTGTGAATGCAGCTATTAATCACGTAAATCATTGCTAATGTGCAGTCAAACTACCAAACTTGGCAATAGGAATCAAGATTCTCTCactgcattgcctttttcttgctTCAaaggtttacagaaacataaagctgtaaaataaaagtttgtgaCCCGGctgacatgttgaaaacagtctAACAAAGCACCAAGCAGCGCACACCAGCCCAACCAGCTTTAAACCAGTGCACTTTTATGTCAGTTTTATAGTAGAAATATCTTTATATCTCATTTCCCAGAGCagctttgcaagaaatgatttTCATGAGAAGTAATAGAGAGGAAGAGGTAGAGAGATAGGGTTTTAACAGTTACACAGTTGGATAAAATTTTGTTTCTCAATACAAGGAAAATCACAAAAGAAGGTCTGCTTCAGAGAGGAGTCTATTATCTCAGGTGTGATCCAACAGATGACTCAGGTTTatatgctgcatgtgtgtgtgcgtgtgtgctcaaaagcagcatgtgttttctttctccaaGGTGGTTTGTGACGAGAATGGCTCTAAAGGCTACGGCTTTGTGCATTTTGAGACTCAGGAGGCAGCCGAACGAGCCATTGAGAAAATGAATGGCATGCTGCTCAATGACCGAAAAGTGTAAGTGAACGTTTTAACTAGTTTAACTGTGGTGCATAATAATGTGTGAAATAGGGACAAAAAACACTCAATTAATACAATTAATACTGCACTTGTGTGATTGAAGGTTACACAATTATGCCTGAGCGCTTTGAGCAGGctcagttgatttttttttttttgcaaagataaGTGAATAAATAGATTTGAAGCAAATGAGGACAGTCCAATTATGTGCATACCTTGCATAATCGGGCAGTGTGTCAATATTAGAATAAGCTCATATAGTTTACGAAGCACACACAAACGGGCTTTACAGTTGTGCTGGGcagaatgttttatttctttaataatgtgtattaaaaaatgttgctaaatTTTCCTTTCAATGCAGATTCGTAGGTCGCTTCAAATCTCGCAAAGAGCGCGAGGCTGAGCTGGGTGCCCGAGCCAAAGAGTTTACAAATGTCTACGTTAAAAACTTCGGTGAAGACATGGATGATGAGAAGCTGAGGGAAGTCTTCAGTAAATATGGTGAGTCAGGATGTCCGTTTTtcaaacagcttttttaaaataacatgtcTGCCTCTGCTAAAACAGTGTTTTGATCCTCTGTGGTAAAATACTGTGAGGTAAAAATTAGTCGCTGAAGATAATCTCTCTGTTTGTAGGAAACGCCATGAGCATCCGCGTCATGACAGATGACAACGGAAAGTCTCGAGGCTTCGGATTTGTCAGCTTTGAGAGGCACGAGGACGCCCAGAAGGTAAGAGTTGGACCGACCACCTGGAACTGTCCACTGTGTCCCGCCCCTGAGCTGACTCAGTTTCGTGTTTGCTATAGGCAGTGGATGAGATGAACGGGAAGGAGTTCAACGGCAAGCTCATCTACGTTGGCCGCGCCCAGAAGAAGGTGGAGCGACAGACAGAGCTCAAGCGCAAGTTTGAGCAGATGAAGCAAGACCGCATGACCCGCTACCAGgtctgtttcctttttcaagtTCACAAGAAGTTAGTGCACCAGAGTTACGTGTTCACAGTTTGACAGCTGCTTTCAGTCAATCCCTTCTGTCATATCGTCTGCTCAAGCATTATTAAAGACTGCAGCTTTGTCAAATTCAGTGCTCCCTCCTTAATAGGTTGCACTGGCCAAAATGGCTGCAACAGTGATTCTGTAATTCATGGGCCCCACATTTCATCACTGTGAATTCTGGGGATAAATATGtattacagacaaaaacacttcATAAACAGTAAAGGGACATTTTTCAGTTCATTGGCATTAGATTATCACTGGCTTACAtacaatgttttcaaaagttaaaaCTGCTTTCGTTGTATTTTCAGGGTGTCAACTTGTACGTGAAGAACCTTGATGATGGAATTGATGATGAACGTCTGCGAAAGGAGTTCACACCATTCGGCACCATAACCAGCGCCAAGGTAGGACCTCAGCTGTTTCCTTATCTCCTGTCATGAATGAAGAGCTAAGACTCTGCTTTCATTTACTGGTGTCCAGATTCATTCACGACTTTCTTTGACTCTCTTGCTCTCAGGTCATGATGGAGGGCGGGCGCAGCAAAGGTTTCGGCTTTGTCTGCTTCTCCTCCCCAGAGGAGGCCACTAAAGCGGTGACGGAAATGAATGGACGCATTGTAGCCACCAAGCCGTTGTATGTGGCCCTGGCCCAGCGGAAAGAGGAACGTCAAGCCCACCTGACCAACCAGTACATGCAGCGCATGGCTAGTGTGCGTGCAGTGCCAAACCCAGTCATCAATCCCTACCAACCAGCCCCGCCCTCGGGCTACTTCATGGCAGCCATACCTCAGGCCCAGAACCGTGCTGCTTACTACCCTGCTGCCGGGCAGATGGCCCAGCTCCGCCCGAGCCCACGCTGGGCCACCCAAGGTGTCCGGCCACAACGTGAGTGTCTCGCCCCTTTTAAGCTGCTCTTCAGTAACTGAGTATATTAcgtgtaaatttaaaaaacagggttcccacggtcacgGAAgcttcacaatcacattttcaaggCTTGGAAATGTGAAGGCATTAGTAAAATCATTGAGAGTTTTGTAAAAGTTACTGATttataaaccctttaaaaccaaagcaaatttgCTTCacaaatgggaagaaggcagtgaacAGATtataagaagaaatgacccaaaaatagcaagaaattagtaaaaaggacaagaaaatcccctgaaaattataaaaatggaatgacaaaaataatgaaatgataattctgtaacatattttttaatgtataaactTTAAAGAATTAtgattatacatatatttttctcaACATTCTCCCTGGcgttttaaaatgttctaaatctactaatttcttgcaatttacgGAACATTTCTTgcgaagttgctcattgcctttttctcatgtttttgaaagaagttaaACCATTTTGCTTAGCGCtcaaaacacttgtgaaaggcatccgaATGATAACGAAAATCAATGTtgagttttcaaagggttaaaaattgaaggttttggaaaagtcatggaattttggtTTGTGTAATGAATGAAATTGCTGCGCTAATCTTCCATGTAAATGTAACATCATTGAAATATTTCCTGAAGCTGTCGATGTTAAAGTAGCTGTGATTATGTCTGAATCTGATTGTCTGACAAATGTCGAGCAGGTGGGGCAGGAAAAAATGATTATcaatccttgaaaagtcatggaaaagtttagaAATGTTAGCCATGAAAAGCACATATGTTGTTCCTATACATTAATCCACTGTTCTTGTGTCTTCATAGACTTCCAGAACATGCCCGGTGCTATGCGTCCCTCAGCACCACGCCCTCAGACCTTCGGTGCCATGCGACCGGCCTCTCAAGTCCCCCGCATGATGTCCGCCCAGCGTGTCGGTCAGTCACCTAAACTTAGTGAATCTTACTGCCCATCAAACACAGTTCAATTCCATAGCTGCTACCTGTGTCTTTGCTTATGTCTCTGTTGTCCTGTCTGCTCCTCTTTTCAGCAGCTCAGACCATGGGCCCCCGAGCAGCCACCGCAGCCGCCGCAGCCGCCAATCCCGTGCGTGGAGTCCCTCAGTACAAATATGCCGCAGGAGTCCGCAATCCCCAGCAGCACATGCCTGCTCAGCAGCAAGTCAACATGCAGCAGGTAGGAATGCACATTTCTATTCAGTTAGAGGTTTCAGGGAACGGGGACGAAAAAGTTTGGACTTTCATTCAAAATCTTCTGTCTTGCCTCTAATTCCGTGCTTCCGTCCCCTCAGCCTGCTGTTCATGTTCAGGGACAGGAGCCTCTGACGGCCTCCATGCTGGCCGCTGCTCCGCCACAGGAACAGAAGCAGATGCTGGGTAAGTGTCAGAAACAGCTCCTTATGACCAATTACCACGTTAGCTGGACGTTACACTGAACCCAAAATGAACTATCTGTCCCTTGCAAAGAAAACTACCCCCACTGCAGCTTCTGTGCTGTGTATCATATACTATAtaacccctttttttttcatggtattATCTCAGTAACTGCCCTCGGCAAGTGACAATTACATTCTGTCTTAAATCCTCTTGTCTGTCACTCCTCTAGGTGAGCGTCTGTTTCCACTGATCCAAGGCATGCACCTAAGCCTGGCAGGGAAAATCACTGGCATGTTGCTGGAAATTGACAACTCGGAGCTGCTCCACATGCTGGAGTCCCCTGAGTCTCTTCGCTCAAAGGTAGGAACTCAAGTTCATTAATATTAACAACATCCCCAAGAGTTCACCAGGACTTACTATTAAAAAAGGCAGGTAAGGGCAGggattattttcttctcttgaTATGAAGGTTCCACCCAATGATGACTTTAAGTGTAAGTATGCATCTTCAGTAGTATGCAGGCACTGTAGAAATGCCTGCCAGTCCCTCCAGGATCTTGCGGGATGTTTTTGAGTTTGTTGCGGTCTGAAATGCCTGAGTTCGTATTAGCTTTTTTAAGAAGTTGTGATGCaaattgcagattttttttttttaaataaccgtttgaattcattcatttccTGAATTTACATGAGTTGTTGCGATCATAACATTGTGAAACCTGGAGGGACTGAGTTTTAGGATACAGGAAAGGCGGATCAGAGCACTTTAGCAATCTCACCACAGTGTTGTGGTGTTGCTAACGTTCAGCAACTTCATCTTACAGGTGGATGAGGCGGTGGCTGTGCTTCAGGCCCACCAGGCAAAGGAGGCCGCCCAGAAGACTGTGACAAACTCAGCTGGTGTTCCGAGTGTCTGAATCTAAGGTAGGACTAATTTACTAGAGCTGAGGACAGAGTTAACAGGATATTATGGCTTCTCATAATGACACTGTCACATACTTGTTAATCCTACTAGCTGTGTATTTAACAGTGGGTTAACTATCCCcttcacaaacatttacagtagTAATGAGTATCaccaaatttatttttgtgttttcacaggaGTGGGGAACCTCGAGACTAGCTTCACCGATGGACAAAAGAatttaacagtgaaaaaattgaaaatacacaaaacaaagtaaaaagaagtcaaatgataattaaaaaaataccaatggTAACAAGTCTCCAGCCAGGCCTATGATGAACAGAAACACCAGGCCTGGTTTGCTGagttaaaagagaaaatacacaaaaaaagagaaaaagttaaaatacaaaatgacccTGCTTGAGGGGTTTTAGAGTTAGAGTTCTGtgacaaaatacaattaaaagcaTTCCTTTCCGCCATTTTAtcccttttaaatgtttgaatgtttgGGCTGTAGAAGCCTGTTCTTGTGAAATTGACCTTTGCTTGCTTGAATAAAacttataaaaaataatcagtatgtgtctgtttttggcCAACTCAAAATAACTAAACAGTACAGTGGTTAAAATAACCACTGATCATCGCTGCCCCCCCAATTTTTTATGTGTGCTAGATGGGGCTACTAAAAGTCTTGTGGGGTACTGATAGACTTtgattacttatttttttacttgatgACACTATTATCTGATGTGCCTAGtcttaacattttgagttcctGTTGTAATGTGGTTTGTACCTGTATGCAGAGATGTTGAGTCAttgttctttaaccctttgtaacctggatcaacatcacgtttgttgtgcagcattcagatgttcgcaagtattttaacctttgaaccctggttgtttgcttgcttgttttgtttccatgacACAGGgacaaaaggcaaagagcaacttggcacgAAATGTCCTGCATTATGCAATTCATTTTTAGATTGGGGGGGGTCCAGAAAAGtatttatcaaaattatatatttaaaataatttttaaaaattttaatttttttagagttttaggtcagttgttttcttttttgttgttttttccccctttttctctaTGGTTGTTTTGGGGTGTATTGCTAATTTACATGGGgcctttttgtactttttttttttttttttttttttttttttttacaaatttcttgatcatttttgggtcatttcccacaaagttgctcattggcacaatatttttgaaataaatcaggcCAAattgtccaggtttcaaaggcttataTAGGCTTGCCATCCTTTTCTTAAAAAGACAGttaaacagcttttattttaagaagtttATTGATTGTagggaataaaacatttaagggAACAAATCTTCTCAGCCTAAGATTAGCGCATTACATAAGCCCCTTCATTGGTACCAATGGTTGCCTAACATTGTCTAGTTTCGTTAGCTTCCCCTCAGTGTAAGAAATGAGAACGCCACGGCCTCTTAAAGACGATCActataactgattttttttgtattaatctGTAGGAGAGGTAAGTACACACAAATGAAAGTGACACAGTGAAGTTGTGTTTCAGGTTTTATTATGCTTTTGGACACAGATGTTTAATGTCAACAATTACCGAAACACACGTTAGGCTGCTGTACTTCTGCCTGGGCTTTCAGGCCAGCCGTCAGATGCAAGATGGTGGTGTGGTGACACATGCGCATCTTTTGTAAGGACAGGTCGCTTAGTTGGTGATGGCCTTATCAGTCAGCTGCTTGACTATGGCCTCCATCTGCTTCTGGAAGGTTTCGACCTGGGGCTGGATCTGAGCCTGCACGTTGGCGGCCAGGGGCTGGATCTGCTCCTCGACGGTGGAGGCAGCAGACTTCAGATGCTCCTGGATCTGGGCGACCAGGGGCTCCAGCTGGGTTCTCCTGTCATCCATGAAGGTCCTGTGAGGTAGACCATGATGAATCACCATgtataaaaatcagaaatacacatTTCTCTGCTAGTATCATGTGTCCTG from Plectropomus leopardus isolate mb chromosome 18, YSFRI_Pleo_2.0, whole genome shotgun sequence includes:
- the LOC121957630 gene encoding polyadenylate-binding protein 1A-like isoform X1 — protein: MNPSAPSYPMASLYVGDLHQDVTEAMLYEKFSPAGAILSIRVCRDMITRRSLGYAYVNFQQPADAERALDTMNFDVIKGRPVRIMWSQRDPSLRKSGVGNIFIKNLDKSIDNKALYDTFSAFGNILSCKVVCDENGSKGYGFVHFETQEAAERAIEKMNGMLLNDRKVFVGRFKSRKEREAELGARAKEFTNVYVKNFGEDMDDEKLREVFSKYGNAMSIRVMTDDNGKSRGFGFVSFERHEDAQKAVDEMNGKEFNGKLIYVGRAQKKVERQTELKRKFEQMKQDRMTRYQGVNLYVKNLDDGIDDERLRKEFTPFGTITSAKVMMEGGRSKGFGFVCFSSPEEATKAVTEMNGRIVATKPLYVALAQRKEERQAHLTNQYMQRMASVRAVPNPVINPYQPAPPSGYFMAAIPQAQNRAAYYPAAGQMAQLRPSPRWATQGVRPQHFQNMPGAMRPSAPRPQTFGAMRPASQVPRMMSAQRVAAQTMGPRAATAAAAAANPVRGVPQYKYAAGVRNPQQHMPAQQQVNMQQPAVHVQGQEPLTASMLAAAPPQEQKQMLGERLFPLIQGMHLSLAGKITGMLLEIDNSELLHMLESPESLRSKVDEAVAVLQAHQAKEAAQKTVTNSAGVPSV
- the LOC121957630 gene encoding polyadenylate-binding protein 1A-like isoform X2 encodes the protein MNPSAPSYPMASLYVGDLHQDVTEAMLYEKFSPAGAILSIRVCRDMITRRSLGYAYVNFQQPADAERALDTMNFDVIKGRPVRIMWSQRDPSLRKSGVGNIFIKNLDKSIDNKALYDTFSAFGNILSCKVVCDENGSKGYGFVHFETQEAAERAIEKMNGMLLNDRKVFVGRFKSRKEREAELGARAKEFTNVYVKNFGEDMDDEKLREVFSKYGNAMSIRVMTDDNGKSRGFGFVSFERHEDAQKAVDEMNGKEFNGKLIYVGRAQKKVERQTELKRKFEQMKQDRMTRYQGVNLYVKNLDDGIDDERLRKEFTPFGTITSAKVMMEGGRSKGFGFVCFSSPEEATKAVTEMNGRIVATKPLYVALAQRKEERQAHLTNQYMQRMASVRAVPNPVINPYQPAPPSGYFMAAIPQAQNRAAYYPAAGQMAQLRPSPRWATQGVRPQHFQNMPGAMRPSAPRPQTFGAMRPASQVPRMMSAQRVAQTMGPRAATAAAAAANPVRGVPQYKYAAGVRNPQQHMPAQQQVNMQQPAVHVQGQEPLTASMLAAAPPQEQKQMLGERLFPLIQGMHLSLAGKITGMLLEIDNSELLHMLESPESLRSKVDEAVAVLQAHQAKEAAQKTVTNSAGVPSV
- the LOC121957870 gene encoding type-4 ice-structuring protein LS-12-like, producing MKFSLIAVIVVLALAQGSFAQDSFDIDRLTQYFEEMKNKVVKEVTDLMNNQDLANQAQTFMDDRRTQLEPLVAQIQEHLKSAASTVEEQIQPLAANVQAQIQPQVETFQKQMEAIVKQLTDKAITN